The Saprospiraceae bacterium genome includes a window with the following:
- a CDS encoding UpxY family transcription antiterminator encodes MGNVDKNSIVNQLSDIELRWFAVYTKYKCEKYVQDHLNKKQIATYLPIINKTKRYTRKIKHLEVPMINCYVFVHITKDQYVPTLETEYVVKFLKQGKDLIAIPQHEIELLKRVAGYVDEAKELNSDLFEEGDEVEVISGHLTGVKGRLIAKEGKKSFLIELKSIAYQFRINIDPKILKPVKQAMLIG; translated from the coding sequence GTTTGCTGTGTATACAAAGTATAAATGTGAAAAATACGTACAAGACCATTTAAATAAAAAGCAGATTGCTACATACCTGCCAATAATAAATAAAACAAAAAGGTATACAAGGAAAATCAAGCATTTGGAGGTTCCTATGATCAATTGTTATGTGTTTGTTCATATTACAAAAGATCAATATGTTCCTACACTTGAAACTGAGTATGTGGTCAAATTTTTGAAGCAAGGGAAGGACTTAATAGCCATTCCTCAACACGAAATTGAACTCCTGAAAAGAGTTGCTGGATATGTAGACGAAGCCAAAGAATTAAATTCAGATTTATTCGAAGAAGGTGATGAAGTCGAGGTCATATCCGGACATCTTACGGGCGTAAAAGGAAGATTGATCGCAAAAGAAGGGAAAAAGAGTTTTCTCATAGAACTGAAATCGATAGCCTATCAATTTAGGATCAATATTGATCCAAAGATATTAAAACCTGTTAAACAAGCAATGCTTATTGGTTGA